The following coding sequences lie in one Spinacia oleracea cultivar Varoflay chromosome 1, BTI_SOV_V1, whole genome shotgun sequence genomic window:
- the LOC110778283 gene encoding protein MIZU-KUSSEI 1, translating into MPGPGVPLRQSPTSPRRSPPRSHPSPSPPQPGTTTTTPNPSNNGSLSPRAPISLQAPSQRKNPTKSNKILTRVRSVFRSFPIVSPTCRIPMSGRLNDGHVHGGTRITGTLFGFRKARVNLAIQENPRCLPMLLLELAIPTGKLLQDMGLGLVRIALECEKHPSEKTKLIEEPIWTMYCNGKKTGYGIKREPTDDDLSVMQMLHAVSMGAGVLPSGQGVETPDGELTYMRAFFERVIGSKDSQTYYMMNPDGSNGPELSIFFVRI; encoded by the coding sequence ATGCCCGGGCCGGGCGTACCGCTTCGACAATCCCCAACATCACCGAGACGATCACCCCCTCGTTCACATCCTTCCCCTTCACCACCCCAACCAGGAACCACAACCACAACCCCAAACCCATCAAACAATGGTTCATTGTCACCTCGAGCACCAATATCCCTCCAAGCACCCTCTCAAAGGAAAAACCCAACAAAGTCAAACAAAATCCTAACAAGAGTACGCTCTGTATTTAGGTCTTTCCCCATCGTATCCCCAACCTGCCGGATCCCAATGTCAGGTAGGCTCAATGATGGGCATGTCCATGGTGGAACTCGCATAACAGGAACCCTATTTGGGTTCAGGAAAGCCAGGGTAAACCTAGCAATCCAAGAAAATCCAAGGTGTCTACCCATGTTATTGTTAGAACTAGCCATCCCAACAGGCAAGCTACTACAAGATATGGGGTTAGGACTAGTGAGGATCGCACTTGAGTGTGAGAAGCATCCTTCTGAAAAAACTAAGCTAATTGAGGAACCCATTTGGACAATGTATTGTAATGGTAAGAAAACTGGGTATGGTATTAAAAGAGAACCAACTGATGATGATTTAAGTgtaatgcaaatgttgcatgcAGTTTCGATGGGTGCTGGTGTTTTGCCTAGTGGTCAAGGGGTTGAAACACCAGATGGTGAGCTTACTTATATGCGGGCTTTTTTTGAACGTGTCATTGGTTCTAAAGATTCTCAGACTTATTATATGATGAACCCTGATGGCAGTAATGGCCCTGAACTTAGCATTTTCTTTGTTAGgatttag